aaataagggATTTGATGAGTAAGAAAGCCGAGACAAACAAATCTAATATAGTCTTTTAAAgctatatcaaataaaaataaagcatgTCAAAGCTATaactaatgaaaattaaacaatgaaTACAGATctctttttgaaatttgatcACAGATTTTTGCAAATTATAATGAAAGCCTTTTTGAGAAATGTGTTGGCTCTATTTAccctgtaagagataaagacctcatatattatatgtatgttcaaagatggtaaatataaatttgttactATACATTAAATGAAAGCGAAGCCTGGGAAAACCCTAGTTAACTATAAAAGATTAACTTCATAAAATTCATGTCATTTTATAGGTTTCGATGGTCTGAAATAGACGATAATAGTCAATGAGCACCAATAAACCAATAAATCCGATAAAAATTCAGACTTAGAAAATTCTATCACGAATTATCTTCGTGTAAAGGTTCCTTGAATGCGGTTTATGTATTGATTTATATCGTTCACCACGTTATAAAAACTAGATATGATAACCACAGAAGTCATTCAATGAGGTGCAGTGACGAGGGACAACGGCAATATGGAGACGAAAATGAAAAGGATAAACTTGGATGACATCCTGAGGGACGAACTGGGCCAGTTCGGGATGTTCCAGCTGCGCACCTTGCTGCTGGCGCTGGTGATAGTGATCTTCATGTCGTGGGGGGCCAACGAGTACGTCTTCActactgccaggattaataccaggtaaattaaaataatttttatttttaaaaatttacttgtgAACTACGTAGGCACGAAATTTTTGATTGTTAATGTCTGACGttctaaatctttaaaaacactcaataataaaatatacaaaatttcgactttaattaattaatttctgcCTAATGTGCCTGTAAAGTTCTCctgaaaaattcaaaaaatggaaaatatttaggccataacattaatttagacattgacataaataaaattgtattatgtacttactagCAAGTTTAGGAGAATAGGATGACTGTCCAACCAAAACATATGCACAGTAGTGAAGATCTTAAACTGGCTATTTAAATTCACTTACATTTAAGATGAAATGATATGAGACTGTCGCAAACAAAAAACGAGACGAAGATGAccatagaaataataataaaaattaaaccgcAAATGCTTTAACAGCTGGGGAATTGATCATTTGCAGTTAGGTATGGTGGCCTGGTCCTCCGTTAGTTCCTGTTATAACAACTTTTTTTGTTGATCAACCAAGATATTTTAAAGaacaacaaaatattcatGTCTTCAAGATAAAAATTCGAGTCACCTTTCGGCGATAGCATAAGCCACCTTCAGAATATTGTGGGATAGCCCATGGAAGTTATCCAATCGAAGGTAACTAGTATGTCGATAGGAGCTGGAGGGAGCATGTCATTCAATTGTGTCAATCTGAAATTTAGGCTTTATATAGTATAGAGGCTCATTCATCACCGCGTATTCCAGTTTATAttcttaggtacctacctttgTAGGCTTCAAAGCCCTTACTCTCTTGAAAGCATCTTATCATTGTGTCTCTTCTATACTGCGAAAGCATAAGGTAGGTAAACACTGATCTTCAGTCATCAATTctgttatttttcaaaaaaaaaaaaacaaactgtaTTCTCCGTATGCAAGACATGAAATtgaatgatatttatttatttttcagatgcCACATCCCGGAATGCGACGGAGAAAACCCTGAGTTTGCTCCCTCTTGGATCTTGAACGCTGTTCCAGCCTCGGGGTCTTCCTTCGCCGGCTGTGAGCGGTTTGACGGGCTTTCTAATGTCACGAATCACGCTACTTGCCCTGCCGAACTGTTCAACAGAACTAGCAGAGTCGATTGCGAAGAACGGCTTTATGAGAATACGCTGTCTGTGGTATACGATGTAAGTATTGCAATGTATGACATTTAAAGTTGATAGTAGTTATAAAGTCAAAAAGGGTACCTGTTCTTACTTTCGAAATTTCTTACTAATGACAATTTGtgtttttgaatttcattttaattattgtactaATCAATATTGTTACGGTAAAGGACTGAAAGGAAGAAACTGCACATTCGGACACCATATATACAGATATATAGATCCACCATAATTAAAGCTAgattaggttctcctgcaaagttCGTAGGTCTTTTAAGGATCTAAGATTGGgataatttataattcatGATTGTTTTACAATTTAGTATGACTTGGGCTGTGAAGAGTGGCGTCGGACCATAATCGGCTCGATCAGAACTTTTGGCACCCTGACTGCTCTCCCCATCACTGGCTTCATCTCCGACCGTTTCGGCCGCCGCATAGCCCTGGTCTTCAACGCCCTGAACACCGCCTGGTTAGGAGCCGTCCGCTACTTCGCCGACACGTACGCTGGGTTCATCATCTCGGAGTTCGCTGAGGCTACCTTCGGTTCTGGTGGATTTTCCTGCGCCTATGTTATAGGTAAATTTATCAGTATCTTCAAATCACATTTGTGTATTCTGAATATATTGCTTAAGAGCACTAAGTGTGCTATAGTAGATATTGTTTCATCAGAGACCAAGAGCgatgtttttgtaaatgacGTTTTGAATGCATTCAATAAATCattcaataaatcaattagtgtatttgttgaaaaaaaaaaatgtgtttacgCATGTAGCGTTACGAacacatttattacaatatttctgAACACTTTTTTACTCCGTTTTTTGAGCCAGGTCTACAAAGAAAGCATGAAGAGGTCCCATACTGGACACTGATATGCTGAGAAAATAAGATAAAGTAAATGATTGTAATGTTATCAATAAGGATAAAGATACACCGGATTATACGTGAGATTGcggtattttaatttatcagcAAAATGTGGCGTAATTTGATGATATGACCTATCCTGAATTACCGATGCAATAAGTTGCCATAAATTCCTCGATAAAACGGAATTATCTGATTATCTGCTGTACATTATAATTTGGCtgcagattatttatttaaaattaaaatagtctatttatcACGATGATTCTGCTGAACGTCTAGACTGATTCATGCCACGGGTTTGTttacgtttgtttgtttataaataaaggaaTACATATCAATGGAGAAAAATTCGTTTGGAAGTCCGCCTTCAAGTTAGGATTGTTTTCAGTGTGTCAACATCGACGTAATGTTGGTCCAAGGATCTGACCCACTTTCActtcaaattttaatgtcaTGTGATTCATATGGGAAAAGGGATCATACTAAAACTGATGCAAATTcggaaatttaatttatatttaattatatttagaaaGTAATGACCCTAAAAGCGTATTGTcgataatattatatacctattatacaCAGAGAATAAATTTCTCACAGAGAGTAGTGGAAAATTTAAGAACGTATCACCGCGTTTGCGCTTTACCGCCCCGTTGTTTAATCTGATCCCGGGAAATACATTGATCGcgtgattaaaataaaaatgtcaaacTAAAACACTGCAGTAAATTTTGAATGACTGCAGTGTGTTGTGTTTGAGTGGAGTTTATTTAGAATACCTACAATATTTCGTATGATCatgttaaaagtttattaacgCGGGGAAATGAAATCATTACAAATGATTTCGAAACATAGCAATGAAATGGACACCGGCTCTATCGAAACGaactatgtttatttatttcatattattgtttctattatatttattctatgCACTGAATTCTTGTTTAGTTGACGAAAGGAAGTTCGCGCTCAAATATCAGTTTTTACGAAGACACATATCGCATTACAAGAGTGCTACTGCTCATTTCGCCTCTTATCTAGGATTTAGTTACAAGATGTAGCCACGAAGAGGCTGCCGGACGCATTGGTCATAGGCGTTAAGAAGTGCGGAACTAGGGCCCTCTTAGAATTTCTAAGACTTCATCCTGATGTTAGGGCTGCAGGATCAGAAGTTCACTTTTTCGATAAATATTACCACAAGGGTTTCGAATGGTACAGGGACAAAATGCCCCCGACCCTTGCCGGTCAGATCACGATGGAGAAGACGCCATCTTACTGGGTGACGAGGTCAGCGCCCCGCCGTGTGTTCGCCATGAACCCGGCGGTCAAACTGCTGGCCGTGGTCAGAGACCCGGTCACAAGGGCGATCAGTGACTACACGCAATCAGCTAGCAAAAGACCCAGCCTACCAAGATTCGAAGATTTAGCCCTCTTGAACAGCACAGTCGGTTGGGATGGAGTCCCTTGCTCGGTGGTGAACGCATCATGGCCGCCGGTCAGGCTCGGAGTGTACTGCAGACCTTTGAGGCGGTGGCTGAGAAGATTCCCAAGATCCAGGCTTCTGCTGATCAATGGGGAGAGGCTGATCACTGATCCAGCGGCGGAAATGAAGAGGGTTCAGGATTTCCTAGGCCTAAAGAGGGTGATCACCGAGaagaatttctattttaactCGACGAAAGGATTCCCTTGCCTCCTCAAATCCGAGGTACATTCCACTCCGCACTGCCTCGGGAAGACCAAGGGCAGGAATCACCCACACATCGACCCCGTCGCCATTGAGAGACTAAGGGATTTCTACAGGCCATTCAATGAACGGTTTTATCAATTGTCCGGTATCAATTTTGGCTGGCCttagtatgtattttaagttcTAAGTTTTGTCTGAGAGTCAACAAGGTCCATAAATATCGGAATAGGTATAGGACTATGATTTTTATAGGTATGGTATTTGTTAGTAGTACCTAGCATATTTTGTCTGTATCTTAAGTGTGCAAACTCTTTATCGCACAAAAAACATGATACAATACAGTTccttgaattaaaaaatatgtacttcTGCATAGGAAGACTTTTTTCatagctatatttttttctcaatgtCCCAGCTCCCTGAGTGAAGACTTGCGAATATAACAAGAGACTTTTAGTCTTTAACTTATAAAAGgattaaaaaggaaaaagtGGTGGacatattaacaaaataccTAGAAAAAATGGTGACTCTTtagttttttgtgtaaaactaGGTAACATTGGTAATTAAAGCATATCGACGTAAGTTTGTAGGGATTTaaggcggacgaagtcgcgggcaaaagctagatTAGTGATAAAGGTAACTATAATAAGTTACTAATTTAACGTAGGCGCTTTCCAGTTCCTAGGCGATTGAGCATTCCTCATAAGTGTTccatttatatcatttttaagatttttcgaCTACCCACATAATTTATACGATTATGGACTTATTCATTTAAGTAATAGAGTACAATTgctaggtgccgtgtggttcccggcaccaatacaaaaaagaaaaggactactccatctctttcccatggatgtcgtaaaaggcgactaagggataggcttacaaacttgggattcttttttaggcgatgggctagcaacctgtcactagttgaatctcaattctatcgttaatccaaatagctgaacgtggccattcagtcttttcaagactgttggctctgtctaccccgcaagggatatagacgtgacggtatgtatgtatgtatgtatgaataaatttctCTTATACCTtatcttatttaaaactacGTAGACATCAATGCGTATAAATTAATCTAACTATTTTATTGCATTACAGTTATCTAAATCTTAATCTTTTTATAACTGCTTTAGACTTGAATTACAATTGACACTTGAATTAAACTGAGTCATGTcagcaaaattttatataaagtaattCATTTGATGTTCAAAAGTTCCCATAACGatgaaataacaattttcatttcaacatCTATTTCAGTAACGGAGGTGGTAGGACCAAAGTACCGCGTGGCGGCGGGCGCGTCCATGAATATGTTCTTCTCCGTGGGGCAGATCACCATGGGGCTGATCGCGTGGGGCGTGCCCGAGTGGAAGAACCTCACCCTCACTCTCTACGTCCCTCAGCTGATCAGCATCGTCTACCTGTGGATCATCTCCGAGTCTGTACGCTGGTATTTGAGCAAAGGtaagatttttgtaaatattgctTTTGTTTAGATTCTTACAAGATTGGGTTTGAGAAATATCAAATTTCTTCATGCTCagcagaaataaaaatgcaaaaagaaattaaataaaaaaaaaattgttgaaggTAAAGGTCCAGTAGTTTCTGGGTTGAATAAacttgattttgatgaaatttttgacTTACTAGAGACCTGTACCGGCtgcgcacgggtagcatttttacgtttcaaacaggaacaaaatccgtcaaCATCTGAGGTCAACGCGTCAACGCATACATACACAGCCATAGAAAATACGGgcctttataatatgtagcgAAGTGAAGTGATGATAAAGATAGGATCTCTAGGATCGAAGCTCACAGGAGTACAGTTTATTTCATGTGTCTTCTATCATATTTTAATGCAAAGGTCGCTACGAAGAAGCAGAAAAAGTACTGAAGAAAATAGCTCATGTCAACAAACGACAACTTTCTGAGAAATCACTGGCCTTACTGAGAGCGACTGCTGAAGAAGAGAAGGAGAATGCGCTCAAGGAGAAAGCGGAGAAAGCTAGTGAGCCCTGGCTGGTGGTGCAAGTGTTCAGAAACAAGAAGATATTGCTGCGGTGCGCGATATCACCCGTCTGGTGGATCTCGAACCTGTTCATCTATTACGGAATGTCGATCAACTCGGTGAACATGTCTGGGAACCGTTACCACAACTACATGGCTGTGTCGTCGGCGCAGATCCCTGGGTATTGGGCGGCCGTGCTGCTGCTAGACCGCTTGGGAAGGAGGCCGGTGTTGATTATGGCGTTCTGGATCGGCGCCGCTTGCCAAATCGCGTATATCTTCATGCCTGAAGGTGAGAGCGTTTTGAAAtacctttttattaattctctCTTGTGTGAAAACATATAGTATTGCTTCTGTTTCTCAACAaagtcaattaatttattttgtataaataagagaacattttatacatattctgATCAAATTGAACTTACAATAGATTTTAATACAAGTCGATCTTTATTGCATTTACAACTGTTAGCTTCAAACATCAGCTTCTGCAAATAAGTatgcaaattaaatatattgtcaaaaatttcaatataccTAGTATTTTACTTCCAGACTTGCCTGGGGCTGCCTGGACAGTGTACCTGATAGGCACCTTCAGCAGCGCCATGACGATGACTGCGGTGTACGTGTACACCCTGGAACTGTACCCCACGAAGTACAGACATTCCCTGTTCGCCTTCTCCTCGATGATTGGTCGCGTGGGGTCTATACTGGCTCCGCTTACACCAGCTCTCGTGagtaattcatttttttacttttttggtTTTACATCACGTAAAACATAACTTagtaataatgaatgaatgaaaaaaaaactttaaaaaggtttttttttgtataatatgtgtaggtataattGTGTTCAGAATTTCACGGCTCTATTGTCGGTTGTTTCGACTGTATTTATGAATGCAAATGTGCAGAAAccataaatttcataaaagatTCAGATTCTGCCGCGAACCTGCATTTgcttaaaatcttaaaaatctttattctatCTCTTGAACCAAAAATACAATCCCACATAATTGGCATGTCAGTAAATTCCAAAAATTTGTGTTCTTTTATCAATTCATATGGTTATATCATTTCAGGGTGATCTTGTGTGGGACAAGTTGCCATTTGCATTATTTGGCACCCTCGGTCTGATATCAGGGGCGCTCATCTTCCTGACGCCGGAGACCCTGGGGTCCGCTCTGCCGGACACCTTCGAGCAGGCGGCGGACCTTGGTAACCAGAACAAGAAGCATGTCGAAATTTAGCGGCACATCCCTAGTAGGGGTTCATTGACCCCCTTGTGATGtgttagttattttgagcTTGAACTTATGCGGGTGAGGGATTTTTGCCACTTAAAGAAACGTAACGTTGTGGAACGTTATAAAGTGTATGTCTTTGGCCGGAACTCGAAGTAAATGATGCGCCTGTGATAATGACAATGCAAATTTTATGAtaagtgaaattattttagttaggTCTGTAAAGTGCGAGGTGCGTACCTAGAATACTATCTATGTACCGATACCTGATCTATGTACAGTAaaccgcatatcaagttaccTTACATGGAACTCTATGACGAGGTAATATAGGCATTTGCAGTGAATTTTGGCAGGTTGAtatgctgttgactgtacgCCTATATAACTGTAAGACTATGAACGATGCAGTTTCATAGGAAAAATGGTAGTCCGAAGtgtggggtaggcagtgaaTATAGCAATTGTGTTGATCGACAACAGTTTTTCTAATAGTgtatttagattatttatttaaatattctcaATTCTTGTACAATTAATGATACATAGTAAAGTATGCAGCAGCTGTTAAttatttgcatattttatgtacaaagtatataaataaaataatgcggTCTTTTGTATAATTAGCTGGATAAAGAGGTAAGATAATAtgataatacattttattgttaaaccTGAACACATATTTGTCTCGGTGACGTTTAATTGACCCTTTTGAAAGTACTTTCTGCGTTTGTTGTTTGTaataaagtatcctattttgttttgtgcttttgttttattttgttaaaatataatcaaagtAAAGGAATTTGAAACGGCAGTTGAACGAGagttaacaaaagaaaaaggcgCACGAAAAAATGAGAAAACTTTGCAAATTATGGTTTTAGAATCCATAgccatatttttcccatgaATATAGTTAAAGGTGACTTAAGCATAAGCTTTTTAAACTCCggattcttataggcgatgggttaacaagctgtcactattcaaatctcaattccatcttgaAGCCAGCTGaactgaaagtggccttttagtattttcgagactattgcctctgtctaccccgcgagggatataaacgtataGACATATAATGTCTAGACATACATTATATAGAATGTATGTAAccaatgaatgaaatgaaatttaacaatataaaaaaatattcataatctcagtaataaacaatattatgaaGTTAAAAAAACCACGGATCTAaacttcttaaataaattaatcaaaataagtCAACAAGTTGAGAAAACATCACAACTAAGCatcataaatacattttatcttaaaaatacagttattttcataatttctaGACTAAATCCTGAGGCATCGATTCCTCGGGAGTTTCCAGACAAAGAGTATTTTGTGTAACGTCtaccatcatcatcatcatctacCTACTACTGAAGTTCTaggtacaaaaatttaaaaatagaattagttttttataatctctctatctctttcccaaggatgtcgtaaaaagcgactaagtgataggtttatatacttgggattccttttttaggcgatgggctaaccagatttgaatttgaatctcaattccatcataaagtcatacagctgaacgtggtaaaatagtgacagcttgctgcccgtcactgtttaaatctcaattctatcattaagccaagcagctgatcgtggcctttcagtcttctgatgactgtgggctctgtctaccccgcaagggatatagacgaaattatatgttatgtaggATCCGTATATGCTGAATGCACGGCTAATGTTAAACGttcttttatatacttatacaagGGTAAATTCgcttttttaataactacaTTTCCCGAGGGAATTTCGTCAAATTCTTTCTTAGTGCCCAAGAAAGAATTTGACGAAATTCCCTCGGGAACTGTAGTTagcgaaatattaaaaaaaaagcgaaTTCACTctagtataagtatataaaagaaCGTTTAACATTGGCCGTGCATTCAGCGGGCTTCATGTAATACACTGCTATTACATGCTGTATGATTGCTTTCAGGCAGAGGCGGTTTCATACACGTTCAGCTAGTGTGCCATTCACTTTAAGAcctaaaacataattttaaattagagCTTTGCAAAAGTCATCTTTTTCATCTGAATATACACCTGGAATCAAAAGtacttaagtaaaaaataaaacataattaatttcgATCTATGGATTTCAATGCGACTAAAGGACAAAAGCACATTACCAACAAAATCATGGCGGGTTGGTCAGACGGGCAGTTGTTATAAACTAAACTAttcatttgataaattttataaataaggtgATAATTAACGTAGGTATTGGAAACGCAATCAAAGTTAAACAAAGACTGTTCCAAATCCAAATGGCacagtataattaaattaagataaTGGTCCATTTCAATATGGGTATTCATACTACGACCCTAAGaacattttatcttatttagtGCAGtggtttattttgattttgggGATATATGGAGATAGTTATGAGAGATAATATATGGAGATAATTATGAGATAACTAAGAGCAACCTAACTAGACTAACGCAAAGAAGTCACTATTTTCTCCTTCTTCTTctaaatttctatattttaaaagaaggCACTGACTGATTTATCAATGGAGAACCCAAGTCGGTGATTCTAAATAGAATCGCCGGTTCACCATTATCAACCTTATGGATGTTCTATAGTCTATGGGCGCAATAAGAGATAAGAGAGGAATTACCAATTTTTTCAGGGGAAGGGAAATTTTGCTGGCTAAGCCGCGGGCGCACCATCATTAAGATAAGAAGATTAATATATAAGAAGATTAATTCTATAAAACAATTATGACACTACAAGTGTAAAACCATGCTCATCCATATGAACGAGGCTTTCTTTTGCGTACAATACCGCGTATCGCAAGCGCAACGTGCGTCGCGTCGCGCGTAGTCCTCGGCCCTCGCCGCGACACGCTGTGCCGGCGTCAGCACCGCGGCGACGCACACGCAGCGTTACAATTCCGAAATcaaaattctaatttttttttcgaattttGTGGCCAGCCAGTGAAGTGATAATAAATTGATAGACTGTTTTCACAAATAAGTGGCTATCAGGTGAGTTTTAAAATTTCGAATGTATTTAGTATGAGATGCTTacgttataaattaatttattattaaactaacagttttagacaaaaaaaccggaaagttataattatttttattaatgcttATGTAAGTTTTTGCGCTTTTGCATTTCCACATCATTCTGCAGACAAATCAGGAAACAAATCATTTGATTACTTCAGTGgatcaattaaataaagatgacTTTGTTCAAAGAAAacatcaaattaatatttatttctagaaattcGGTCCACTCTAGACGTACGAAGCTAGCAAACATACGTATATCGGCTAGTTTATCagcaaatcttttattttgttctttctAAACAATACGGTAACAATGCGCAGGAACAAACTACAATTTCCTTCgtttttgttgaaatatttacGTATAGAATGTCGTGAAATTCTTGTTTATCATTATGAAATGTGAAGTGTTTCCTGAAGATGGCGGAAGTGTCAGCGGCGGCAAAATCGACAGAGACTTGTGAATTATATAGACCTGGCACGCAAGACAAATCGCTACtaaacaaatacaatattGTAAATAGTTCATTCGCACAAGtagttacaaatataaattcagCTTTCATTGAATTTCATCTGCTTTTTGCTAAAAAGTGCGTCAAAAATAACAGACTAGGTATGTTAAGTTTTAAACGTTTTTTACAGATCAGGACTTAGGAAATGGTCGCTTTTCTCTTTTCACTCTTTCCGCTTAACCGCGTCTTTAGTTCTAAGaccattaaaataacttttataacttTACCATTACACAATGACTGCACGGCCGCGaagaatttcaaaatataccgatacaaatgtatattggtaataaaaatgttaatatcagcaatatttcatgttttatcTATCGTCTTTTTAAGTCTATGCCTCAGTAACGTAAGCATACCTCAGTGCGGACAGTTCGTTTAACACAAAACAATCTGCTGTCGTTTCCTGGGATTTTACCGTTCATCTCTCAGTACCCATCTTATGTAAACTCTATGCAGTAGCACCTCTATGTAAAAGAACTTTCATAAACAATCACATGAATTGGTAAAAGGCTATTCTATTACACACATTCAGAGATATAAGAACTATGTTCCTGTAATCGCACATATTCAGTGCTCTGTGCTGTACCTGAATATTcgaattataaaagaaaacatagtAATAGAGTACTTATTTCCAGCTCTTTACTTCAAGAGAATCTATGGTCATCTGGTAACAAGAAAAGTTCTTAAATGTGTACCTGTTACATATTACTTAGCTACCTGTTATGTAGATAATGGTCCGCCTGTATTGTGCttcacatttgtattttgtacaataaagtttaaatcaataaatacttCTGTTCCATcgcatattgtaaaagtcaatcaagggaaatgcTCCTTCCTAGGTCTGTTATTtctgaatctcagttctataaCTCAAACTCCTGTTTGTGGCCTTGGAGTCG
Above is a window of Amyelois transitella isolate CPQ chromosome 8, ilAmyTran1.1, whole genome shotgun sequence DNA encoding:
- the LOC106140712 gene encoding organic cation transporter protein-like isoform X2 translates to METKMKRINLDDILRDELGQFGMFQLRTLLLALVIVIFMSWGANEYVFTTARINTRCHIPECDGENPEFAPSWILNAVPASGSSFAGCERFDGLSNVTNHATCPAELFNRTSRVDCEERLYENTLSVVYDYDLGCEEWRRTIIGSIRTFGTLTALPITGFISDRFGRRIALVFNALNTAWLGAVRYFADTYAGFIISEFAEATFGSGGFSCAYVIVTEVVGPKYRVAAGASMNMFFSVGQITMGLIAWGVPEWKNLTLTLYVPQLISIVYLWIISESVRWYLSKEAEKVLKKIAHVNKRQLSEKSLALLRATAEEEKENALKEKAEKASEPWLVVQVFRNKKILLRCAISPVWWISNLFIYYGMSINSVNMSGNRYHNYMAVSSAQIPGYWAAVLLLDRLGRRPVLIMAFWIGAACQIAYIFMPEDLPGAAWTVYLIGTFSSAMTMTAVYVYTLELYPTKYRHSLFAFSSMIGRVGSILAPLTPALGDLVWDKLPFALFGTLGLISGALIFLTPETLGSALPDTFEQAADLGNQNKKHVEI
- the LOC106140712 gene encoding organic cation transporter protein-like isoform X1, with product METKMKRINLDDILRDELGQFGMFQLRTLLLALVIVIFMSWGANEYVFTTARINTRCHIPECDGENPEFAPSWILNAVPASGSSFAGCERFDGLSNVTNHATCPAELFNRTSRVDCEERLYENTLSVVYDYDLGCEEWRRTIIGSIRTFGTLTALPITGFISDRFGRRIALVFNALNTAWLGAVRYFADTYAGFIISEFAEATFGSGGFSCAYVIVTEVVGPKYRVAAGASMNMFFSVGQITMGLIAWGVPEWKNLTLTLYVPQLISIVYLWIISESVRWYLSKGRYEEAEKVLKKIAHVNKRQLSEKSLALLRATAEEEKENALKEKAEKASEPWLVVQVFRNKKILLRCAISPVWWISNLFIYYGMSINSVNMSGNRYHNYMAVSSAQIPGYWAAVLLLDRLGRRPVLIMAFWIGAACQIAYIFMPEDLPGAAWTVYLIGTFSSAMTMTAVYVYTLELYPTKYRHSLFAFSSMIGRVGSILAPLTPALGDLVWDKLPFALFGTLGLISGALIFLTPETLGSALPDTFEQAADLGNQNKKHVEI
- the LOC132901990 gene encoding LOW QUALITY PROTEIN: heparan sulfate glucosamine 3-O-sulfotransferase 3A1-like (The sequence of the model RefSeq protein was modified relative to this genomic sequence to represent the inferred CDS: inserted 1 base in 1 codon); its protein translation is MKWTPALSKRTMFIYFILLFLLYLFYALNSCLVDERKFALKYQFLRRHISHYKSATAHFASYLGFSXQDVATKRLPDALVIGVKKCGTRALLEFLRLHPDVRAAGSEVHFFDKYYHKGFEWYRDKMPPTLAGQITMEKTPSYWVTRSAPRRVFAMNPAVKLLAVVRDPVTRAISDYTQSASKRPSLPRFEDLALLNSTVGWDGVPCSVVNASWPPVRLGVYCRPLRRWLRRFPRSRLLLINGERLITDPAAEMKRVQDFLGLKRVITEKNFYFNSTKGFPCLLKSEVHSTPHCLGKTKGRNHPHIDPVAIERLRDFYRPFNERFYQLSGINFGWP